Within Sorangiineae bacterium MSr11367, the genomic segment CACCCGGTGCAACGCGCGTGGGCCGAGGCGGACGTGGTCCAGTGCGGCTACTGCCAATCGGGCCAGATCATGACCGCGGTGGCGCTGCTCGAGAAAAAGCCCGAGCCGACGGATGCGGACATCGACGCGGCCATGTCCGGCAACGTCTGCCGCTGCGGAACCTACGTCCGTGTGCGCGAGGCCATTCATTTGGCCTCTCGGTTGAAGCGAGGTGCAAGGTGAACGTCTCGCGGCGAGGTTTGCTGCAGGCTGCGGGTTCCGTCGCGGCGGGACTCGTCATTCCCTTCTACGCCGCACCCGCGCGGATTGCGCGCGCGGCCGCGGCATCGGGGCCGCCGCCGGTGAACGCGTTCTTGCGCATCGCCACCGACGATACGGTGAGCATCGTGCTATCGCACGTCGAGATGGGGCAAAGCATCTGGACGGGTATGTCGATGCTCGTCGCCGAGGAGCTCGATTGCGATTGGTCGAAGGTGCGGCCGGAGCATTCCGGGGTGGCGCCCGTGTACAACCACACGCGCTTTGGCTTCCAGATCACCGGCGGCTCGTCGAGCACCAACAGCGAATTCGAGCGTTACCGCACAGTCGGCGCCACCGCGAAGGACATGCTCGTGCGCGCCGCCGCCGCGCGCTGGAAGGTGTCGCCGGCACGCTGCACGGTCTCGAAGGGCGTCATCTCGCACGGCGCGAAGACGCTCACCTTCGGCCAGGTGGCCGAGGACGCGATGAAGCTGAAACCGCCCGCGTCGGTGAGGCTCAAGGCGCCCGAGGACTGGAAGCTGCTCGGCACCATCGTGAAACGGCTCGATACGCCGGAAAAGATCACCGGAAAAGCCGTATTCGGAATGGATATTTCCTTTCCCGGATTGCGCACCGCCGTGGTGGCCCGCCCGCCGGCCTTCGGGGCGAAACTGGTGCGCTACGACGCCGCTGCGGCATTGGCGATTCCCGGCGTGGAGAAGGTGGTGCCCACCGACCATGGTGTGGCAGTGGTGGCGAAGCATTTTTGGGCGGCCAAGCTGGGGCGCGATGCCTTGTCGCTCACGTGGAGCAAGCCGGAAGGCGGAGGCATCACCGACGCGACCTTGCTCGCCGACTTCGCGGCCCGGGCACGAAAGCCGGGCGCCGTCGCGCTCGACACGGGAAAGGTGGAAGCGGCCATGGGCGCCGCGGCCGCGCGCTACGACGTGCAGTACGACGTGCCCTACCTCGCCCATGCGCCGATGGAGCCGCTCAATTGCACCATCAAGATCGAGGGCAATCGGTGCGACGTGTGGTCGGGCACCCAAGGCTTGACGCTCGATCGCATGAGCGTGGCGCGCGTTCTGGGAATCCCGCCGGAAAACGTGGAGATCCACGTGCCGTTCCTGGGCGGTGCCTTTGGCCGGCGCGGGACGCAGACGTCGGACTTCGTCACCGAGGCGGCCCTCGTGGCCAAGGCGGCGGGTGTGCCGGTCAAAGTCGTTTGGACGCGCGAGGACGATATCCGCGGCGGGTATTACCGGCCAGCCTTCTTGCACCGCGTGCAGGTGGGCGTCGACAAAAGCGGGATGCCCATTGCGTGGGATCACGTCCTCGTGGGCCAATCGATTTTGAGCCAGACGCCGCTCTTCGAGAAGCTGGTGAAGAATGGCGTCGACGAATCCTCGGTCGAGGGAGTCCAGGATTCGCCGTACCTCGAGGCAGTGCCGGCCAAGCGCGTGTCGTTGCACTCGCCCAAACTCGCGGTGCCCATCTCTTGGTTTCGCGCGGTAGGGCATACGCATACGGCGTTTGCGATGGAGAGCATGCTGGACGAGCTCGCCCATGCCGCGGGAAAGGATCCTCTGGCGTACCGGCTCGCCCTGCTCGAAAAGAAGCCGCGGCACGCCACGGCCCTCAAGCTGGCTGCGGAAAAGGGCGGCTGGGGAACGCCGTTGCCTCCGGGCCGCGCGCACGGGATGGCCGTGCACGAGGCCTTCGGCAGCATCGTGGCCCAGCTGGTCGAGGTCTCCGTGGAGCGGCGCACGATCCACGTGCACCGCGTGACGTGCGCGGTGGACTGCGGGACGGCGGTCAATCCGCTCGCGCTCGAGGCGCAGATTCAGGGAAGCGTCGCCTACGCGCTCAGCTCGATCCTTTACGGAAAGCTGACGTTCGTCGACGGCCAGGTCCAGGAGAGCAACTTCCACGATTACAAGACGCTCCGCATGTTCGAGATGCCCCAGGTCGCCGTGCACGTCATTTCGAGCGGCGCCCCCATGGGCGGTATCGGCGAGCCCGCGTGCGCGCCCCTCGCGCCGGCCGTGGCCAACGCGGTCTTCGTCTTGACCAAACAGCGGCTGCGCACCTTGCCGCTTCGCATTGCCTAAGGACGAATCATGATGAAGCGACTTTTCCTCGTGGCGACCACGTTCGCGCTCGGTGCCTGCAGCAATGGTTCGAGCAAAGCTCCCGTGTCGGGCGGGGAGCGTGACACCGGCCTGGTGGCCTTCGAAACGGTGCGCTCGGTGTTGCAGCATCCGCGCTGCCAGAATTGTCACCCGTCGGGCGATGCGCCCCTTCAGGGCGACGATAGCCACGTGCATCTGCAGAACGTGCAGCGCGGACCGGAAGGACGCGGCGCGGTCGGCGCGGAGTGCACGACGTGCCATGGGCCGGCCAATCCGCCGAGCGCGTACGGCGCGCACATTCCACCGGGCAACGCCAAAGGTTGGCACATGCCGGCGCCCGACATGAAGCTGGTGTTCGTCGGGGTGCCGCCGCGGGCCTTGTGCGAGCAGATCAAGGACCCGGCGCGCAACGGCGGCAAGGACATGCGGCATTGCGCACGCACCTGGACGATCCGCTGGTGGTGTGGGGCTGGTCGCCCGGCTTCGGACGCGCGCCGGTGCCGGTACCGCGCGAGCAATTTCTGGCGGCCTGGGAAACGTGGGCACGGGCCGGGGCCCCCTGCCCCAGCGACGGTTAGGCGCGATGCGGGAAACGTACGCCATCGTGGCGGCGGCTGCGCGCTTGCGCGAGCGTCGCATCCCGTACCTGGTCGCGACGGTGGTGAGCGTGCAAGGCTCGTCGTACCGGCGGCCCGGTGCGCGGTTGCTCGTCACGGAGGAAGGTCGCGTGGCCGGCAACGTCAGCGGCGGCTGCCTCGAGCGCGATTTGATCCGCACCGGGTTTTGGCGCACGCGCTCGGGTCCCGTGGTGATTCGCTACGATTCGACCGACCCCGAGGGAACGCAAGGAGCACTCGGGTGCGGCGGCGTCGTCGATATTTTGCTCGAGGCGTGGACCGGCAAGGACGAGGAGGATCCGCTGGGCCTCGTCACGAGTGCGGTCGCATCCGCTCAGCGTGCGCTCGTCGCCACCGTATTTCGCAGCAACGATCCCGGTGTTCCGGTCGGGACGCGCTGGAGCATGGGGACGGCGGAAATCATTCCGGAGCACGCATCCTCGCGCAGGTTGCAGACCGCGCACGGTGCGGCCATCGAAGTGCTCGTGGAGCCGATCCTGCCGCCGCCGCGACTCTTCATCCTGGGCGCGGGCTTCGACGCGGAGCCGGTGGCTGCGTCGGCGCGGCAGCTCGGCTGGGGCGTCACCGTGTGGGACCCATCGCCGTCGTTCGCGAGCCGCGCGAGGTTCGACGATGTGGAGACGGACTTGGAAAAGGTGCGCGCGCACATCGATGCGAGCGATCGCGCCATGGTCGTCATCATGGGCCATCACGTGGAGAACGACCGCGCCGCATTGCGCATGGCTCTGGCTTCGCGTGCAGAATACATTGGCATTTTGGGACCGCGGCATCGCACCGAGAGGCTCGGGACGCTCGAGGATCCGCGCATTCACGCGCCGGTGGGGCTCGACCTCGGTGCGGAGACACCGGAGGAGATCGCGTTGGCCATCACCGCGGAGATGCTGGCGAGCCTTCGACGACGGAATGCAAGGTCGCTCGGGTCGGGTCTTGCATCGCATTCTGAATCGCGAGGGCGCGAACCAACTCGGTCACGCGGCGGTCCTCCTCGTAGCGGCGCTGGCGGGAGAGGAGCGATTCGCGCACGAGCCAGATGACCAGCGGGTACAAGACGAAGTCGACCCCGCGTCCTATGCCCACGAGGTGCGCCAGGCGCCGCGCAATCTCGGGGAACACGATGAGGACACCACCGAGGGCGAAGACGGCGACTTCCACGGCGAGGAGGCGGCGGTTTTTGCCCCGCGCCGTGACATCGTGCACGAGCAATGCGCCGAGAAAGAGAAGCAGCGCAACGGCGGCAGGGGTCATCTCGGCATTCATCGGGCCTCCCTCTGGTCTCCAAAGAAGAATGCACGAACGAGATCGGCAAGGATGGCGAAGGCCCCCGTCGCGCGCTGGCCTTTGGCGAGCGACGCGTCCGTGTAGCGGATCGAAACGGGAACCTCGACGACGCCGAGCTTCGGCGCCGTGCCGCGGCTGGACAGATGCCGCGCGATCCAATGGGTGATTTCCGTGGCGTGGGCCATGCGATTTTGCCGCAGGCGCATCTGCTCCATGGCGCGCCGGCTGAACCCTCGAAGGCCGTTGTGCGCATCGGAGAGGCGCAAACCGGTGGTCCATCGCTCGAAGTGGCGCGCAAGATGGAGCAGCAGCCGGCGTGAGGCCGGCATGTTCGAAGCGCCGCCGAACCGGTCGCCCAGGGCAATGTCGGCCCCTTGAAAGATGGCATCGGCGAGCGCGAGCACGTCGGTGGCGGCGTGCTGGCCGTCGGCATCCATGGTGACGAAGGCGTCGAACGGCGGGGCGATGGAAAGCGCAAGACGCCGCGCCGTTTCCAGGGCGGCCCCCTGCCCCAAGTTGAGCACGTGGCGTGCGAACACGAGATGGACTTCGTGCAACGTTTTCGCTGCGAGCTCGAAGTCGACCGGGGTATCACTCGCATCATCGACCAAAATGACGGTGATGCTGACGGAGACGCTGCCCGATTTGGACATTCCCGCAATTTCGGCAAGCGTGCGCGCAAGCCGATCGCCTTCGTTGAATGCGGGCATCAAGATGGCCAATCGCTTCACGGCGGGGCGAAGATAGCACGGCATGGCATTCAAAATCGTCTTCACGGTGCTGGCCATTGCATTGGCCATCGGGCTCGGCCTGGGGGCGGCGCTCGATGTGTCGCAAGCATGGGACGTCTGGGCGTATCACCTGCCCTTTGCCGCTCGGCTGGTCGGGATCGCCGATGCCGGCTCCTACGCCTTCAGCGCGGAAAACGCGGCGCGTTTCGCGGGGTTTCCGCTGGTGGCGGAGGCACTTCAAGGGCTGTTTTGGCGGCTGACGGGCAGGCCGGAGTCAGCGAACTTCGTGGCGCTGTCGTCGCTGTTCGCGCTGGTGGGCTACCTCACCCGCGTGCACCGCGTTCCGGCGGCGGTGGCGCTGTTGGCGTTCTTGGGAATTCCGCTCGTGCAGACGCACGCGACCGGGTGTTACATCGACCTGCCGTCCAATGTTTGCGCGGTGTTGCTGCTATTGACCGTATACCGGGGTGTGGTCCGGCGGGAGCAGGTCACGCTGCAGGCGCTGGTGTTGGCGGCGCTGGCGGCGAATATGAAGTTTCAATTGCTACCCATCGTGGTGGTGGCGCTGGGGGTGCTGTTCCTTTTCTCGCAACGGCGATGGATGCTCGTCCTGGCGGTCCCCATCGTGTTGGCAACGCCGATCAAGAATGTGGTGATGCACCACAATCCGGTTTGGCCGGTGGAGGTGCATGCATTGGGCATCGATTTTCCATATGCCGAGACGGCATATGCCTCGAGTCCCGTGTACCTCGAAAAGGTATCGCGGCCGCAGCGCTTCGCATGGTCGGTGCTCGAGGTGGGGCTCGCCCCCATCGAGAGCCAGCGGCGATGGTCGGTGGATCAATACACGCCGCCCAGCGAACCGGGGTACCGCATGGGGGGCTTCTTTGGCGCCTACGTCGCGGTGAACCTCGCGGCGTTGCTCGCCTATGCGGCGTGGAAGCGTTCGCGTGCGGCACTCCTGGCGGTGGCCTTCGTCGGCGGCGCCACCGCTGTGACGTGCATGCTGCCGCAGTCGCACGAACTTCGTTATTACCTTTACTGGATGCTGCTCCTCGTCAGCATGAACCTCGCATTGTGGGCGCCGGAATTTCCGCGGGCGACCGGGCTGGTGGCGGCGTGCGCGTGCGCGGTCGTTCTCTGGGGCACGTCGGCGCGGTACGTGTACCCATCGGGCGACTCGTTCGCCACGCTCGTGCACGACAAGGTAGACCGCGCCCTTCTGGATCGGGCCGCGCCCGGGCAGCCCCTCTGCGTCGCGCGCGAACCGTGGACCTTTCTCTACGCGCCCATGTTCCACCCGGAGCGCCCGCCCTACACCGTGCAAGAGGCCACACGCGAATCGGAGTGCACGCGGTGACTACTCCGTCTTGTCGCCCAAGGATTCGAGCATGCTGCGGAGGAGATCGGCGAGCGCGGTGCGCTGGGGCTTCGTGAGGCCGACGAGCAAACGGTTCTCGGTCTCGATGTGGTGGGGCAAGGTTTGGTCGATGAGGATGCGGCCTTTCTCGGTCAGGGTCACGTAGACGCCACGGCCATCGGATTCGTTGGGCGTGCGCTTCACCAGGCGGCGTTCCTCGAGCCGGTCGAGTCGCTGGGTCACGGCCCCCGAGGTCACCATCGAGGCGCGCATCAACTCGGCCGGCGTCAGACGAAAGGGCGGACCGCTGCGGCGCAGGGTCGCCAGCACGTCGAAGGAGGAACGGTCGAGCCCGTGGGCTTCGAAGTTGCGGCGCAGTTCGGTATCGACCCGCAGCGCCAGCCTCGAGAGGCGGCCGACGATGGCCATGGGGGACACGTCCAGGTCCGGGCGCTCCTTTTTCCATTGCTTCACGATGAAATCGACGTGGTCGGCCATGGACCACCCCTAGCAAATGTCTTAGCGGTGAGATAGATTATCTTAGTGCTAAGTAATCGCCTTGGAACGGTGCTGGTCACCGCGCTCGCCCCGATGATCTGGGGCACCACGTATTTCGTCACCACGCAGCTCTTGCCGCCGGGTCGGCCGCTTTTGGCCGGCGTGCTTCGTGCCCTTCCCGCGGGCATCCTTCTCGTGGCCCTCACGCGCCGCCTGCCCCAGGGGTCGTGGTGGTGGCGGGCCCTCGTGCTTGGCGCGCTCAACATCGGCGTGTTCTTCGCGCTCCTTTTCGTTGCGGCGTATCGCCTGCCCGGCGGGGTCGCCGCCACCCTCGGCTCGCTGCAGCCGCTCGTGGTCATGGGGCTTTCGGCCGCGTGGCTCGGTGAGCGCATGTCGCTCCGCAAAGTGGGGGCCGCCGCCGCGGGTGTCGTCGGCGTGGCGTTGCTCGTCCTTCGGGCGAATGCACGGCTCGATGCCATCGGCCTTGCCGCGGCCCTTGGCGGAACCATCGTCATGGGCACCGGCGTCGTTCTCAGCAAGCGATGGACCTCGCCGGCGCCGCTGCTCGCGACCACGGGCTGGCAACTCATCGCGGGCGGCTTGCTGCTTCTCCCCGTGGCGCTTCTCGTCGAAGGGCTTCCGTCAACGGCGTTGAGTACGGCCAACGTCGCGGGTTACGTGTACCTCTCCACCGTCGGCGCCGCACTCGCGTACGCCCTTTGGTTCCGCGGCATCCGTGCGCTCTCGCCGACGCAAGTCACCTTTCTCGGGTTGCTGAGCCCGACGGTCGCCACCGCCGTGGGCTGGCTGGCCCTGGGCCAGAGCCTCACGGCGGCGCAAGTGCTGGGCGGCGTGATCGTCCTCGCCTCGCTGGTGGCCGCACAATTAAGGCAGCGCAAACGCGACGAGGTAGTCGCCCGGCGGCCGGTCGAGGAAGATGCTTCCCCCCGCCGCGATGAGCACGAACTGCTTTCCGCTCCGTGAGCGGTACGTCATGGGCGTGGCCTGTCCGCCCGCGGGAAGCGGTGCGCGCCACAGCTCACGCCCCGTGCTGCTGTCGAATGCGCGAACGGCATCGTCCGACGACGCCCCCACGAACACCAAGCCGCCGTCGGTCACGATGGGACCGCCCATGGTGCGTGAGCCCCACCGTGCCGAACCAGGAATGGACTCCAAACCGGGCATCCGCCCCAGCGGCACGTCCCAGCGGATGCCGCCGGTCTTCAGATCCACCGCCACCAACTTGCCCCACGGCGGCTTGGTGCAAGGCAGGCCCATATCGGGTCCGGTGAGCAAGCGCCGCCCCATGCGGTAGGGGGTACCCGGCTGCTCGCCGATCTCCTCCCCCGGGAACGGTTGGTACGGCTCATCGTGCGGCAGCAGGCGAACGACCTGCGGGAACCGATTGACCGCCGTAACCAAGATTCCACGGTTCTCGTCGACGGCCACGCCACCCCAATTGGTGCCGCCAAATGCGCTGGGGAAGTGAATCGATCCCCGCTTGCTGGGCGGGGTAAAGATGCCGTCCGAGCGCAGGCCCGCGATGGCTTTGACGCAAAAGGCATAATCCCGCGGGGTGAGGCCCCAGGCATCCGCCACCGTGATCTGCGTGTCGCCCACCAGGTTCGGGGTGGCCACCGGGAACGGCTGCGTGGGATACGCCTGCTCCCCAGGAATGTCGCTGGGCGGCACCGGCCGCTCCTCCACCGGGAAAAGAGGCTCCCCCGTCTCGCGGTCCAAAAAGAAGACGTGTGCCTGCTTCGTGGCCACGGCCACCGCATCGATCGACCGGCCATGACGGCGAATCGCGGTGAGTGCGGGGGGTGCGGCGATGTCGTAATCGAAAATATCGTGGTGGCTGGTCTGAAATGCCCAGACGAACTTACCGGTCGAGGCTCGCAACGCGACCATCGAGTTCGCGTGGGGATTCGCACCTTTGCGCAGGCCTCCGTAATAATCGGGTGCCGGTGCGCTGGTGGGCAAGAACACCAAATCGCGGTCGGTATCGACCGCAATGACGCTCCATACGTTGGCCGCCTGGGTGCGCGCGGCGTCCTCCGGAGACCATGCGTCATAACCTGGATCGGATGCATTTCGCGGAATGGGATCCCATCCCCACCGGCGTTCACCGGTGCGCACGTCGTAGGCGCGGACAATGCCGCTCGGCACGTCGACCCGCGAATCGTCGGCCACGAGCGAGCCCACCACGACGACCCCGTTCACAATCGAGGGAAGCGAGGTTACGCCGTAGTGGCCCGGCGTAATGTTGGAAATTCCCTCCGCGAGGTTCACCATACCGCCCTGGCCGAAATCGGTGCACGGTGTCCCGTTTTTCGCGTCGATCGAAATGAGCCGGGCATCGAGTGTGGCCAGGAAAATGCGTTGCTGGCAGGGCCTGTCCTCCGCGGCCTCGGGATCCGCCCATGCCGCCACGCCGCGGGATGTCAGACCGATGAAATACTTGGTATCGAGATTCAACTTCGGATCGAAGGTCCATCGGACCTCGCCGTTCTCTGGATCCAATGCGAAAACGCGATTGTATCCGGTGCTCGTGTATATCGTATTGAAGACGTGGAGCGGCGTGGATTGAAACGTGCTTTTGCTCGCGTGCTGCGTTCCGTCGGACAAATCACCGGTCCGCAACGTCCACGCTTGCTTGAGTCGTGAAACATTGCGGCGCGTAATCTGCGCCAGCGGCGAATGACGCGCGCCACCGGGATCGCGACCGTATGCCGGCCATTCTCCATCGGCTGCGCTATCTATTTTGCTTTCGGCGAAGTCCTGCTCTTCGTCGTCATATGACGAGCTATCGCAGTTCCATCCGCCGACCGCGAGCCAAACCAATGTAAGCGCGTATGAGGTATTTCGTCGAACGTTCACGACTTCCCCTTTGGGCGACGAGGCCTTGACCCGCCCCAACCCAGCTAGCCTGCCGCACCTGACAACACGGTCAGGGGCAAACCACTCAGACTAGGCAAACGAGGCAAACTAGACCGGAGGTAAGCGGTGGCATCTGTCGCGATAAGAACTACACCTTCCGCCCGTCCGCGTGCAGGTGCATCAACGCGTTTCCAAGCATAGCACCTTTTTTTGATATGCACTCCCAAATGAGCCTGCTCGATGTGCAACGGCCAACTCTAGCCCACCGCAACTCCGTACAGGGATCGCGAGTTTCTCCTCGGTCATTCGCGGGCTTATCGACTATCTTATGCATGTACGATGCAGCCGAAAGACGAACCGCGGTCCAGCGGAGGGGGTGAGCGGCGAATTCTGGTCGTGGACGACAACGTCGCCATTCACGATGTCTTCCGCACCTTGCTTTGCCCAAAACCGACCAATCCCGAGCTCGACGAACTCGAGGCCACGCTTTTCAAGCGCAGCGATGCCGCGGCTAGCTCGACGCCGACTCCATCCTCGTCGCCCTCCTCGTCTCCGTCGTCGTCTCCGTCCCTGAGAACCGCGGCGCGCTTCCAGGTCGATGCGGTCTCCCAGGGTCGCGACGGGTACGAGGCGGTCGTTCGCGCACGGCGCCTCGGCAAGCCCTACGCGCTCGCGTTCATCGATATGAGGATGCCCCCCGGCTGGGACGGAGTCGAAACGGCGGCGCACATGTGGAAAGAAGATCCCGATCTCGAGATCGTGATCTGCAGCGCCTACTCCGACTATTCGTGGCACGACGCCATCCGCCGCCTCCGCCGCCCCGAGCTGCGCCTCCTGATGAAGCCCTTCGAGAGCAAAGACGTGCTCGACCTCGCCTGGACCCTCACGGGCAAATGGATCCGCCGCCGCTCCATGACCCCATAGCCGGCACTGCGCCCTCCCAGAGAATTGAACAGGAAGGCGGGAAGGCGGGAAGTTTTTTTGGTTTTCATTTGACCCAATGGGCCAAATGAAAACCCAAAAAAGCCTAGGCACACGGTGGGATTCGCGTCGTTTCCCTTCCCGCCTTCCCCCCTTCCTGTTCAATCTCTCTGAGAGTCAGGGGGCGCAGCGGGTACTTCCAACGTGAAGGTGGCGCCTTTGTCGGGGCCGTCGCTGTGGACGGCGAGGCTGCCGCCCATTTCTTGGGCAGCGATGGCGCTGCTGTGGAGACCGAAGCCGTGGCCGCTGGTGCGGGTGGTAAACCCGTATTGAAAGATGCGGCTCATGTTCTCTTCGGAGATGCCGACGCCATTGTCGGCGACCACGATGCGCACGCTCGCGCCATCGGGCTGGTCGAGGCGAATGGTCACCAATTTGGGGAAGACCGTCGATTCCGATAGTGCATATTTGGCATTGCTCACCAAATTGACCAGAATTTGCAGCACCTTGTGGCGCTCCACGGTCACCTTGCGCACGTCGGCGAATTCGCGCACCAGGCGCACTTCGTGGCGCTCGAGGCCCGCGGAATTGATGCGCACCGCATCGTCGATCAATTCGACGAGCGAAACCGCTTCGGCGAGCTTGGTCCCGCGCGCGTAATTCTGCTGCATCGCGATGATGTGCCGAATATGGTCGATGTTCTTGTCCAAGGTCCCGAGCCCACTCTGGATCGAGCCTTGCTCCACGGCGAATTGCGCGGCGAGCTTCTCGATGTACGCAGGCACCAGCTTGCCCCGCTCGTCCTGCGTGAAAAACGTGGCCAGGTCCCCGGAGTGCGACCGCAAAAGCTCCGACAGCTTGCTCAGCGCCGCGAGGCGCGACGTTTTCACCTGCTCGCTCACCGTGGCCGCCGCCACGGTCACGCTGGTGAGCACGTTGCCCACGTTGT encodes:
- a CDS encoding XdhC family protein, which gives rise to MRETYAIVAAAARLRERRIPYLVATVVSVQGSSYRRPGARLLVTEEGRVAGNVSGGCLERDLIRTGFWRTRSGPVVIRYDSTDPEGTQGALGCGGVVDILLEAWTGKDEEDPLGLVTSAVASAQRALVATVFRSNDPGVPVGTRWSMGTAEIIPEHASSRRLQTAHGAAIEVLVEPILPPPRLFILGAGFDAEPVAASARQLGWGVTVWDPSPSFASRARFDDVETDLEKVRAHIDASDRAMVVIMGHHVENDRAALRMALASRAEYIGILGPRHRTERLGTLEDPRIHAPVGLDLGAETPEEIALAITAEMLASLRRRNARSLGSGLASHSESRGREPTRSRGGPPRSGAGGRGAIRARAR
- a CDS encoding glycosyltransferase family 2 protein; translation: MKRLAILMPAFNEGDRLARTLAEIAGMSKSGSVSVSITVILVDDASDTPVDFELAAKTLHEVHLVFARHVLNLGQGAALETARRLALSIAPPFDAFVTMDADGQHAATDVLALADAIFQGADIALGDRFGGASNMPASRRLLLHLARHFERWTTGLRLSDAHNGLRGFSRRAMEQMRLRQNRMAHATEITHWIARHLSSRGTAPKLGVVEVPVSIRYTDASLAKGQRATGAFAILADLVRAFFFGDQREAR
- a CDS encoding EamA family transporter produces the protein MLSNRLGTVLVTALAPMIWGTTYFVTTQLLPPGRPLLAGVLRALPAGILLVALTRRLPQGSWWWRALVLGALNIGVFFALLFVAAYRLPGGVAATLGSLQPLVVMGLSAAWLGERMSLRKVGAAAAGVVGVALLVLRANARLDAIGLAAALGGTIVMGTGVVLSKRWTSPAPLLATTGWQLIAGGLLLLPVALLVEGLPSTALSTANVAGYVYLSTVGAALAYALWFRGIRALSPTQVTFLGLLSPTVATAVGWLALGQSLTAAQVLGGVIVLASLVAAQLRQRKRDEVVARRPVEEDASPRRDEHELLSAP
- a CDS encoding xanthine dehydrogenase family protein molybdopterin-binding subunit, translated to MNVSRRGLLQAAGSVAAGLVIPFYAAPARIARAAAASGPPPVNAFLRIATDDTVSIVLSHVEMGQSIWTGMSMLVAEELDCDWSKVRPEHSGVAPVYNHTRFGFQITGGSSSTNSEFERYRTVGATAKDMLVRAAAARWKVSPARCTVSKGVISHGAKTLTFGQVAEDAMKLKPPASVRLKAPEDWKLLGTIVKRLDTPEKITGKAVFGMDISFPGLRTAVVARPPAFGAKLVRYDAAAALAIPGVEKVVPTDHGVAVVAKHFWAAKLGRDALSLTWSKPEGGGITDATLLADFAARARKPGAVALDTGKVEAAMGAAAARYDVQYDVPYLAHAPMEPLNCTIKIEGNRCDVWSGTQGLTLDRMSVARVLGIPPENVEIHVPFLGGAFGRRGTQTSDFVTEAALVAKAAGVPVKVVWTREDDIRGGYYRPAFLHRVQVGVDKSGMPIAWDHVLVGQSILSQTPLFEKLVKNGVDESSVEGVQDSPYLEAVPAKRVSLHSPKLAVPISWFRAVGHTHTAFAMESMLDELAHAAGKDPLAYRLALLEKKPRHATALKLAAEKGGWGTPLPPGRAHGMAVHEAFGSIVAQLVEVSVERRTIHVHRVTCAVDCGTAVNPLALEAQIQGSVAYALSSILYGKLTFVDGQVQESNFHDYKTLRMFEMPQVAVHVISSGAPMGGIGEPACAPLAPAVANAVFVLTKQRLRTLPLRIA
- a CDS encoding MarR family transcriptional regulator, whose translation is MADHVDFIVKQWKKERPDLDVSPMAIVGRLSRLALRVDTELRRNFEAHGLDRSSFDVLATLRRSGPPFRLTPAELMRASMVTSGAVTQRLDRLEERRLVKRTPNESDGRGVYVTLTEKGRILIDQTLPHHIETENRLLVGLTKPQRTALADLLRSMLESLGDKTE
- a CDS encoding pyrroloquinoline quinone-dependent dehydrogenase, with product MNVRRNTSYALTLVWLAVGGWNCDSSSYDDEEQDFAESKIDSAADGEWPAYGRDPGGARHSPLAQITRRNVSRLKQAWTLRTGDLSDGTQHASKSTFQSTPLHVFNTIYTSTGYNRVFALDPENGEVRWTFDPKLNLDTKYFIGLTSRGVAAWADPEAAEDRPCQQRIFLATLDARLISIDAKNGTPCTDFGQGGMVNLAEGISNITPGHYGVTSLPSIVNGVVVVGSLVADDSRVDVPSGIVRAYDVRTGERRWGWDPIPRNASDPGYDAWSPEDAARTQAANVWSVIAVDTDRDLVFLPTSAPAPDYYGGLRKGANPHANSMVALRASTGKFVWAFQTSHHDIFDYDIAAPPALTAIRRHGRSIDAVAVATKQAHVFFLDRETGEPLFPVEERPVPPSDIPGEQAYPTQPFPVATPNLVGDTQITVADAWGLTPRDYAFCVKAIAGLRSDGIFTPPSKRGSIHFPSAFGGTNWGGVAVDENRGILVTAVNRFPQVVRLLPHDEPYQPFPGEEIGEQPGTPYRMGRRLLTGPDMGLPCTKPPWGKLVAVDLKTGGIRWDVPLGRMPGLESIPGSARWGSRTMGGPIVTDGGLVFVGASSDDAVRAFDSSTGRELWRAPLPAGGQATPMTYRSRSGKQFVLIAAGGSIFLDRPPGDYLVAFALP